A genomic window from Brassica oleracea var. oleracea cultivar TO1000 chromosome C8, BOL, whole genome shotgun sequence includes:
- the LOC106311685 gene encoding 60S ribosomal protein L12-2-like, with amino-acid sequence MPPKLDPSQIVDVYVRVTGGEVGAASSLAPKIGPLGLAPKKIGEDIAKETAKEWKGLRVTVKLTVQNRQAKVTVVPSAAALVIKALKEPERDRKKVKNIKHNGNISFDDVVEIARIMRPRSIAKELSGTVREILGTCVSVGCTVDGKDPKDLQQEIQEGEIDIPEN; translated from the coding sequence ATGCCGCCGAAGTTGGACCCCAGCCAGATCGTCGACGTCTACGTCCGCGTCACCGGCGGCGAAGTCGGAGCCGCGAGCTCCCTCGCCCCCAAGATCGGACCCCTCGGTCTCGCCCCGAAGAAGATCGGAGAAGACATCGCCAAGGAGACCGCCAAGGAGTGGAAAGGCCTCCGCGTCACCGTCAAGCTAACGGTTCAGAACCGTCAGGCGAAAGTCACGGTGGTTCCGTCCGCCGCGGCGCTCGTCATCAAGGCGTTGAAGGAGCCGGAGAGGGACCGTAAGAAGGTGAAGAACATCAAGCACAACGGGAACATTTCGTTTGACGATGTGGTTGAGATCGCGAGGATCATGAGGCCGAGATCGATTGCCAAGGAGCTGAGTGGGACCGTGAGGGAGATTCTCGGGACGTGTGTGTCTGTTGGGTGTACTGTTGATGGGAAGGACCCCAAGGATCTCCAGCAGGAGATTCAGGAGGGTGAGATTGACATCCCTGAGAACTAA
- the LOC106307140 gene encoding uncharacterized protein LOC106307140 — MSRKKSPVVSPQPATCVLRRSARLVSLRSEGKPTKDLSFGSEPPPRRIRRELGPEAKKSPGSLRRSLRVSKRGVSDAGKEKSPPFSSAKPASTPSSGSYTLRRSPRFSSEGGGSSLYHLRSGNSVLSSCNSTKSSGGDGVRSSRSRPRSKTKQILRDSEEEEDVSVRLSEGKANGVRSKDISRSRPCPNTKQICIDCDCYDEDEEEEVSPCLNEVKRRKLAKENEPPKADEGKRIDKEEGFKTKNERGWTDELELALQGAYLTVKPSPNFWKKVSKMVPGKSAQECFDRVNADLITPRQTQPRSRARMSNLSPIPQFSLSASKLLKPISPTKTKIRQRKGNLSKKAIRHLVEKQNHMDQGLGFDLFSVLEPGATGSFLSTPTEKGKSLPRIIESPMPGSSKDQANLVSPPVLKQVKNKALHEKYIDHLHVREAKRKAEYRRLVGKENVRPMDNQTNVRAAKDALFFDVQDAMQKLKGLETEYSSSSEEFCYGLGETDEEDESI, encoded by the coding sequence ATGTCGAGAAAGAAATCCCCCGTCGTCTCGCCGCAACCCGCTACATGTGTTCTTCGCCGATCCGCGAGGCTTGTCTCTCTGCGTAGTGAAGGAAAACCCACGAAAGATCTGAGCTTTGGCTCTGAACCACCACCGAGGAGAATCCGCCGCGAACTCGGACCAGAAGCCAAGAAATCCCCAGGATCGCTGAGGCGGTCGCTTAGGGTTTCGAAAAGAGGGGTTTCCGACGCCGGCAAAGAAAAGTCTCCACCTTTTAGTTCCGCGAAGCCTGCATCTACCCCATCCTCTGGCTCTTATACTCTGAGACGCTCTCCTAGATTCTCTAGTGAAGGAGGAGGAAGTTCTCTGTATCATCTTCGATCAGGTAACAGTGTTTTGAGTAGTTGTAATAGTACCAAATCAAGTGGAGGTGATGGTGTCAGATCTAGTAGAAGCCGTCCACGTTCAAAGACTAAGCAGATACTTAGAGATTCTGAAGAAGAAGAAGATGTTAGCGTTCGTCTTAGTGAAGGGAAAGCAAATGGTGTGAGATCTAAGGACATAAGTAGAAGCCGTCCTTGTCCAAATACTAAGCAGATATGTATTGATTGTGATTGTTATGATGAGGATGAAGAAGAAGAAGTTAGTCCCTGCCTTAATGAGGTTAAAAGGAGGAAACTTGCAAAGGAAAACGAACCGCCAAAAGCTGATGAAGGGAAGAGAATAGACAAGGAAGAAGGATTTAAGACAAAGAACGAGAGAGGATGGACAGATGAGCTAGAGTTAGCTTTACAGGGAGCTTATCTGACAGTGAAGCCAAGTCCTAACTTCTGGAAAAAGGTTTCTAAGATGGTCCCTGGAAAATCTGCTCAGGAGTGTTTCGACAGAGTCAACGCAGATCTCATCACTCCGCGTCAAACTCAGCCTAGGTCAAGAGCCAGGATGTCGAACCTATCACCAATCCCTCAGTTCTCGCTATCCGCAAGCAAACTACTGAAACCCATTTCACCAACAAAGACTAAGATACGTCAGCGAAAAGGCAATCTCTCCAAGAAAGCGATCAGGCATCTAGTGGAGAAGCAGAATCATATGGATCAAGGTCTTGGATTTGATCTCTTCTCAGTTCTTGAGCCTGGCGCCACAGGCAGCTTTCTCTCAACTCCAACGGAGAAAGGGAAAAGTCTTCCGAGGATCATTGAAAGTCCAATGCCTGGCTCTAGTAAAGATCAAGCAAATCTCGTTAGTCCTCCAGTGCTGAAACAGGTTAAAAACAAGGCGTTGCATGAGAAGTACATTGATCATCTTCATGTGAGGGAAGCTAAAAGAAAAGCAGAGTATAGACGGCTGGTTGGGAAAGAGAACGTTAGACCTATGGATAATCAGACGAACGTGAGAGCAGCTAAAGATGCTCTTTTCTTTGATGTACAAGATGCAATGCAGAAGCTTAAGGGGTTAGAGACTGAGTACTCATCTAGTTCAGAAGAGTTCTGCTATGGTCTTGGTGAAACTGACGAAGAAGATGAATCAATCTAA